Within Campylobacter jejuni, the genomic segment TAAATGATAAAATACAACTAAAAAAGGAAAAATTAATGCAAACAAGTCCTGATATGTTTATCAATCGCGAACTTTCTTGGCTTCGCTTTAATTCTCGTGTTTTAGACCAATGTTCTAAAAATTTACCCTTGTTAGAAAAATTAAAATTTATAGCTATATATTGCACTAATTTAGATGAATTTTATATGATACGCGTCGCAGGCTTAAAACAACTTTTTTCAGCTGGAGTTAATGCAAGCAGTAGCGATGAAATGACCCCGTTACAACAATTAAAAGCCATACGCAAATACTTACACCAAGAAAAAGAGCTTTTGGAGCGTTATTTTAATGAAATCACAAGTGAATTAGAAAAAGAAAATCTTTTCATAAAACATTATGAGAATTTAGATGAAAATTTAAAACAAAAATGTGATGAGTATTTTTTCTCCAATATTTTTCCTGTTATTGTTCCAATAGCTGTTGATGCTACTCACCCTTTTCCGCATTTAAACAACTTATCTTTTTCACTAGCGGTTAAAATTTGTGATAAAGCACATCCTGAACTTGTAAAATTTGGAATGATTAGAATTCCAAGAGTTTTACCTCGTTTTTATGAAGTAAGTGCAAATATTTATGTTCCTATAGAAAGTATAGTCCATCAACACGCAGAAGAAATTTTTCCAGGCTATAAACTTTTAGCTTCAGCAGCATTTAGAGTGACTAGAAATGCAGATATGGTAATAGAAGAGGAAGAAGCTGATGATTTTATGATGATTTTAGAACAAGGCTTAAAACTTCGCAGAAAAGGAGCTTTTGTAAGATTACAAATTCAAAAAGATGCAGATGAGCAAATCGTAGAATTTCTTAATACCCACATGAAAATTTTTCATAAAGATGTTTATGAATATTCTATTTTACTCAATCTTCCTAGCCTTTGGCAAATCGCAGGAAATAAAACCTTTACGCATCTTTTAAGCCCACTTTACACACCTAAAACTTTACCACCTTTTGATGAGAATTTATCTATTTTTGATGCTGTAGAAAAAGAAGATATACTCATCATACAACCTTTTGAAAGTTTTGATCCAGTTTATAAATTTATCAAAGAAGCAAGCAAAGATCCTGAAGTAATTTCCATAAGAATGACACTTTATAGAGTTGAAAAAAATTCCAATATAGTTCAAGCTTTAATTGATGCTGCAAGCGATGGAAAACAAGTAACTGTGATGGTAGAATTAAAAGCACGCTTTGATGAAGAAAATAATCTTCATTGGGCGAAAGCTTTAGAAAATGCCGGAGCTCATGTTATTTATGGCATTACAGGTTTTAAAGTCCACGCTAAGGTTTCTCAAGTCATACGCAAACAAGGAGATAAACTTAAATTTTATATGCATTTAAGCACAGGAAATTATAATGCAAGCAGTGCTAAAATCTATACTGATGTGAGTTATTTTACAAGCAAAGCAGAATTTGCAAGAGATACGACAAGCTTTTTCCACATCTTATCGGGCTTTAGTAAAAATCGTCGCCTTCAAACTCTTTCAATGAGCCCAAATCAAATCAAAGAAAAAGTTTTAGAAATGATACGCATTGAAACAAGCAAGAAAAATGAAGGTGTGATTGTAGCTAAAATGAATTCTCTTGTGGATAGTGATATCATACAAGCGCTTTATGAAGCAAGTATGGAAGGAGTGCAAATCGATCTTATCATACGCGGAATTTGTTGCTTAAAACCTGATGAAGAATACAGCAAAAACATACGCGTTAGAAGCATCATAGGAAAATACTTAGAACATGCTAGAGTATTTTATTTTAAACATAGTGAGCCAAATTATTTTATATCGAGTGCAGATTGGATGCCAAGAAATTTAGAACGCCGTTTAGAACTTATGACTCCTATATATGATGAAAGAAGCAAAGCTAAATTAGCTCAATTTTTACGCTTGCAACTTAGTGATAATGTTTTAGCTTATGAGCTTAAAAATAATGGAGAATATGAAAAAATTCCTTCTTCTGAAAAAATCATAGATTCTCAACAAACCTTAGAAGAATATGTAAGTAAAATTTATAAAACACTTAAAAAAGATACAGATCAAAGTCGTGCAACGCACTTAGCTTCCAAACTTTTCAAAGAAAACTAAAAGTTTTTAGGGTTTTTTACTCTAAAGACTTATTTACTTGTTTGTTATAAAAAAGGGCTTTAAGATAAAGCCCTAGGAGATTTCCCATAGAAATAAACAATTATTTCTAAACTATAAAAAGATTTAGAAATGATTTTTAAGATTAAAATTTATACTTAAGTCCTACTTGACCACTTAAGTAAGTTTCATTTTTATTATCTACTTTACCTGCTAGTATTTGTTTAGCACCAAAGCCAAGATTCATACTGAGTTGATTTGTAAAATCTACATTACCCCCTACGATAATTTGTCCGTATGTTTTTTTCTTGTTGTTAGCTTCTACACTAGTAAAGAAAGCATTATTTACAGCTAGGTTAGCTGTGTAATCATCACCGCTATTGATAACAAATTGTTCTATTTTTGGAGTTACAAAAATATAAGAGTTTTCATTCATATATTTTCTAAATTCAGCACCCACTTCAACACTTACAGAATTGTTTTTCATAGAATCAATATCTTTAGCAATAGCACCATTTTCTGTATGAGATGGAGTATAACTAAAATAATAATTTACTCCCGCAAAAGGTTTAATAAATAAAGTATTATCACTAAAGTCAAACACACGACCTGCATTAGCACTAAGTCCTAAGAATTTACTTGTATAATCTGAGTTATATGCACCATCTATTTGAACATTGTCTTGTTTAGTTGGAGAAACTTGAGCATAAGCTTTAAGATTAAGTTCCCATTGTGGAGCTATATTGATAGTAGAATACATACCTAATTGGAAGTTATCACTTTTTTGTTCTAGATTATTGTCTTTGATTTTAGCATTTGCATAAGTAAAATAAGCACCCCATAAAACATCATCATTAGCTTGTTTATCTACACCTATAGTAGCACCATACATTGCACCACTATCTCCATTGATAATGTTAGCACCACCAAAAGCATTAGCCTAAACACTATTGGTATATTCATTTACATAGCTTGGTCTCATATCACTATCTAAAGCAGCAAATTTAAGACCATTCATTTTAGAAGCATAAGTTCCAAAAGGATTGTTTAGCATTGCTACACGAGAACCTATAGAAACATCATTAGAAATATTCATAGTGGTATTTACTGCACTAGAAGCTGAATTGAGATTAGATACAGATTTACCTGTATTGTCTGTGTCTTTTTTGATTTGTAGGGCTAGTTTTACACCTTCTCTACTTGCTAAATCTGCTCCTATACTTCCTAATTGTTCTGTGATAGAACGAAGTGCTAGGATAGAAGCTTTATCATTAGCACTAAGATTTAAATTTGAATTTTTATTTACTAAATCAATGTATTTTTCATCATCGATTTTACCGCCATTTTTCTCAGCTTCTTGTTTGAGTTGTTCAAGTTCGGTTTTTTGTTGTTGTAGGGTTTTTTTGGCTTGCTCATTATCTAAACCATCTATGATTCTAGTGATAGCTTCAAGATCTACTGCGATTTGATTAGTTAAATTTTTAGCCGCTGCAGTAGCACCTCCATTAATCACTAAGCATTTATCACCACCACAGTTTTTAAGGCTAAGTTTATAATCCACAAAGGCACCGCCATACTTCTTATCATCTATAACATCAAGATAAGCAGCATAATCATCACCATTCAGCAAGCTTTCATTTATATAAGAACTTGCAGTTTTTAAAATCAAAGCTCCTGCGTTAGTTTCATCATTAAGCTTATCTGTTTTTATGTCTTTTGCTCTTAAAGCAATAAAATCATTTACATCTAAATTAGAATAAGATTGAGATAAAAATCTAAGACCTGCTTCTTTAAGCGTTGCTGTTCCATTGACTTTAAAAGTATCGCTTTTCATTGAAACAATAGTACTATTTGTTGTGCTAAAGTCTCCATTTACAGTTAAGCCGGTATTTACAGTATCGTTAGTATTTTCTCTACTACCATTAAAATTAACAAAAATGAAGCTTTATTTTTATCTATATTGCCAAGATCAAAATCTTCACCTGAACCTTCCATTGTAAAATTAGCATTAATAATTCCTGCATTAAAATAACTAAGTCCTATATCAGTAGTTTTAAAATCTTTGGCATCTACATTGAAATTTCTTACTAAAGCAGCAGTTTTGCCTTGATAATCCATTTGGTTTTTCAAAGTTCAAGAATTATTGCCTAAATCAATGTTGATTTTAGTATCTTCAGGGGCATCATCAAAAGCTGAAGTGCTGATATTAAAAGTTACATCTTGCTTGTTTTTATAATCTTCATTTTTAAAAATAGCAACATTGTCTTTTTCATTAATGTCAAAGTGTGTATTTAAATCATTATCACTGTTAAAAGTAATCTCTGCTGCAAAAGCACCCGAATAAAGCAAAGTTGCTACACCTAAGCTTGGCAATATCTTGCTCGAAGCATTTTTCTTCATAAGTTTCTCCTTCAATAAATTTAAACTGAAGGAAAAATTATACCCCTTCCTAAAAATAAGCTTAAAAATAAAACTATAAATTTTTAATGAAAAATTATAAAACTTAATATATCAAAGTTTTAAGGGTAATAAATCGATCTTAACTTCATATAAAAAATTCTAAAAATTTGAAATAAACTTATGATTTACTTAAAATTAGCGTGATGGTGGAAGCGAGGGGAATCGAACCCCTGTCCAAAAATAATCCCACAAAGACCTCTACATGCTTAGCAAAGATGACTACTTCACCCTACTTCGCTCATCTTCCAAAACTCAAAAGCAAGGCTAAGACTTTATTTCACCTCAACGCTTGTCAAACGCAAGGCTACACTATCAAAAATGACCGAAAATTAAGCTAGATAGTATGACTTAATTTCAGGCTCAACTGAACTTACGCAGCTTTAGCGTAAGCAGGAGCGAATTTAACGTTGTTTGCGTTTAATTTTATTTGGGCTTTTTACGCTTTGCCCAAAGCGACATGCCATCTAAGCAGACTTACTCCTGTCGAAGCCAAGTCGCTCCCTTATTTAGAAATAATATTTGGAACATTAACAATTAAAGGATTAAAAACCGCTAAAACAGAATCATCATTTTCATATGAACGACAATATTTTTCAAATTGATCACTCATCAAAAGCATCCAATCCGTAAATTCATCACTAGCAGGCCCGTTAAAGCGATTTGCTTGCACCATCATCTCTTCACAAAATACACAAAAATCAGTCACTTCTTCAAGATTTAAGCGTCTTGCTGCCCAAGCGGTATTGTGTGCTAAAGTTTCAAGCTCTTTTATGGCTTCTTTATAACGCACACTATCGCTTCCAAGCTTGATGATTAAAGGTTCAAACCTATCGCACATGGTTCTAAAAAATTGTAAAAATTTTTCTATATCGTCAATTTCATAATCTAATTCTAATTTTGTTAAAATTCCCATTTTTAAACCATAATCATTGAAGTTTAATGTAAATTCTAGCAAATTTTAGCTAAAATCTTATTTTAATTTTTCCAAAATATAAGCAAAGATATGGATAGAATAGTAGAAATAGAAAAATACTCCTTTGATGAAACTTACGAAACTTCGTTGCGTCCTTCAAATTTTGATGGTTATATAGGTCAAGAAAGCATTAAAAAAAATTTAAATATCTTTATAGCTGCAGCTAAAAAACGCAATGAATGTTTAGATCATATACTTTTTAGTGGTCCTGCAGGACTTGGAAAAACAACACTAGCTAATATCATCTCCTATGAAATGGGTGCAAATATCAAAACAACCGCCGCTCCTATGATAGAAAAAAGCGGAGATTTAGCCGCTATTTTAACCAATCTTAGCGAAGGAGATATACTTTTTATCGATGAAATTCACCGCTTAAGCCCTGCTATCGAAGAAGTGCTTTACCCTGCAATGGAGGATTACCGCCTTGATATCATTATAGGTAGTGGTCCAGCTGCTCAAACCATAAAAATCGATTTACCAAAATTTACTCTTATAGGGGCTACAACTCGTGCAGGTATGCTTAGCAATCCTTTGCGCGATCGTTTTGGTATGCAATTTAGATTAGAATTTTACAAAGACAGCGAACTTGCCCTAATCTTGCAAAAAGCAGCTTTAAAACTTAATAAAACTTGCGAAGAAAAAGCCGCACTTGAGATCGCTAAAAGAAGTCGTTCAACCCCTAGAATAGCTCTAAGGCTTTTAAAAAGGGTAAGAGATTTTGCCGATGTTAATGATGAAGAAATTATCACAGAAAAAAGAGCTAATGAGGCCTTAAATTCTTTAGGAGTTAATGAGCTTGGTTTTGATGCGATGGATTTAAGATATCTTGAACTTTTAACCGCTGCTAAGCAAAAACCTATCGGACTTGCAAGCATTGCTGCGGCTTTAAGTGAAGATGAAAATACCATAGAAGATGTAATCGAGCCTTATTTATTAGCTAATGGCTATATAGAACGCACTGCAAAAGGGCGTATAGCAAGCACGAAAAGCTATAGTGCTTTAAAATTAAACTATGAAAAAACTTTATTTGAGGAGTAAATTTTGCAAAATGGAAAATTCTTTCTTATAAGCTTTATTTTAGTCATTTTATTTCTTTTGCTTTACCTTTTTAAAGGTTTTTTACTTGTAATTATCATAGCTAGTTTAATGGCGGTAGCTACCTCAAATATCAATGCGAAATTTTTAAATCTTACTAAAGGGCATAAATTTTTAGCTTCCATTCTTACAACAACTTGTATGGTTTTGCTTTTCTTTGCACCTTTTGTTTATGCTATGATAGAACTTGCCAAAGCTTTAAAGAATTTTGATATTAATTTAGTTACACAAACACTTGATTATGTCAAAAACTATCAATTTACCTTGCCCGAAAGCTTTAATTTTTTAGAACCTAAAATCAAAGAATTTTTAGCTTCTATAGATTTAAATAGCATTTCTAAACAAATTCTAAGCTATGCTTCAAGTTTTACAAAATCAGGAGCTAAATTTCTTATAGATATGGTTTTAATTTGTGTGTTTTATTTCTTTGCAAATCTATATGGAACAGAACTTGTTATCTATCTTAAATCCATCATTCCTATTGATAAAAAAGAACTCGATGATGTTTTAAGCGAAGTGGGTAATGTTATGGCTGTTGTGCTTTACTCTATGGTAATTGTAGCAATATTTCAAGGTGCACTTTTTGGTTTAATCACAATGTTTTATGGTTATGATGGAATTTTAATGGGAGTAATTTTTGCTGTAAGTTCTCTCATACCTGCTATAGGAGGAGCTTTAATTTATGTGCCTGTAAGTCTTTATGAATTTGCCTCAAACAATCTTAACTCAGCTCTTGCTATTTTTATTTATTCTGTAATTGTAATTTCTTTTATAGCAGATACTTTAATCAAACCTTTAATCATCAAATGGATCAACAAAAAACTTGTAAAAACCCCTACCAAAATCAACGAACTTTTAATTTTCTTGGCCATGATAGCAGGAATTTCAACCTTTGGTTTTTGGGGTATTATACTAGGTCCTGCGATTTTAACTTTTTTTGTATCAACTTTAAGAATGTATGTGATTTTAAAAGATAAGAATTTAATTTAACTTGCCTTAAAAAAGGCAAGTTTTATGTTCTAGGCTTTTGGGCCTATCATTTTAGTAGGATCAACAAATTTATTGAAATCTTCTTCGCTAACCAAACCAAGCTCCATTGCGCTTTCTTTTAAAGAAATACCTTTTTTATGAGCATTTTTGGCTACTTTAGCAGCGTTTTCATAACCTATGTGTGGATTTAGAGCGGTAACTAGCATTAAAGAATTATGAAGATTATGATCGATTTTTGCACGATTTGGTTCTATGCCTACAGCACAATGGATATTGAATGAATGCATAGAATCAGCCAACAAATCAAGACTTTGCAAGAAATTATAAATAATCACAGGCTTAAACACATTAAGTTCAAAATTTCCTTGACTTGCTGCAAATCCGATAGCTGCATCATTTCCCATCACTTGTACAGCAACCATAGTAACAGCTTCGCACTGGGTAGGATTTACCTTACCTGGCATAATCGAACTTCCTGGCTCATTTTCAGGAATGATAAGCTCACCAAGACCACATCTTGGACCCGAAGCTAACCATCTTATATCATTTGCAATTTTCATTAAATTTGCAGCCAAACCTTTCATAGCTCCATGAGTAAAATTAATCGCATCATGACTTGTTAAAGCATGAAATTTATTTGGACTTGAAATAAATTTTGTACCTATAAGTTGAGTTAGCTCTTCACTTACTTTTTGGCTTAATTCTGGATGTGCATTAAGCCCTGTTCCTACTGCAGTTCCTCCTATGGCAAGCTCTCTTAAAGTTGGTAAAGAAGCGATGATTTGCTCTTTTGAATGTAAAAGCATAGAAAGATATCCACTAAATTCTTGCGCTAGAGTAAGTGGAGTAGCATCTTGTAAATGCGTGCGTCCTATCTTGATAATACCATCAAATTCTTTTACTTTTTTTTCAAAAGTTGCAATAAGCTCATCAAGCGCAGGGATAAGCTTTTTCTCTACTTGCTCAACCGCAACGATACTCATAGCTGTTGGAAAAGTATCATTTGAACTTTGACTCATATTAACATGATCATTTGGATGTACAAGCTTTTCTTTGCGAAAATCCCCGCCCATGATTTCAGTGGCACGATTTGCAATAACTTCATTCATATTCATATTACTTTGTGTGCCTGAACCTGTTTGCCAAATCGCAAGTGGAAAATTATCATCAAATTTACCTGCGATAATCTCATCGCAAGCTTGAACTATAGCATTTTTCTTAGCATCATCAAGTTTGCCAAGTTTGTTATTGACCAAAGCTAAAGATTTTTTAAGATTTGCAAAAGCATAGATTAAAACCTTTGGCATTTTCTCGCAACCGATTTTGAAATTTTCAAAACTTCTTTCAGTTTGAGCTCCCCAATATTTGTCATTTGGAACCTTAACTTCACCCATGGTATCATGTTCAACTCTGTATTCCATAATTTTTTCCTTTGATTAAAATTTTATTTATTATAAGCTAAAAAAATAAATACTTTCAAAAACGTTTTCCCACTGAACTCATTAAATGCAATTCATAGGCATTATGAGAAAATCTATTCATTAACATAAACTGCCAAAATACATTGTTTTTATATAAAAATTCTGAATTAAAACCTTGACTTAAAATATTATCTTTTAATTTATATTTTTGAATAAAAGCAATAGGAAAATCAACAAAACTAGCCTTATTTTCTAAAGTTCTTCCATAAATTCTTTTTTCAAAAATTACAAAAGTAGAAAAAGAAGCTTGATAATCATCTTGCTCTATATTTTTAGCAAGATTAAAACCTAAATTTGCATTTATGCTATGATGTTTTAAACTTTCATAATTTTTAGCAAAAGGACTTTTATTTTCTTTAAAATCTTCTTGATAAAAAAAACTATGTGTAAAATACATTAAAGGATTAAAAATAAAATCTTGACCTAAAATAATATCTTTAGTTACACCAAGCTGGGCTGAAGTTTGCAATGTTTTATATTTGCCTTCAATTGGCTGCTCTACTACAAAACGATTAAGAGTATTAAATCCTACACCTATACCTAATCCACTTAATATTTTTATAAAATCTAAATCATGGTTATAATTAAGCAATAAATCCATGTTATAACTCTTCAAATCACTACCATTATTAAAATTAAATTTAGCGCTAGAAAGAGATAAAGCATAAGCTAAAAAGCCTGATGAGAAATTTTCTCCTAAAGAGATATTAGCACCTGTTTTTTGACCTGAAAAATCTTTATCTTTATAGTATTTATAACTTGGAGTAAGATGCCAAAAATATTCTTCATTGCTAAAAATTCTAGGTAAATAAGTACTAGCAAGTAAGATATTATTGTTTTGTGCAAAATTATTAATATTAAGAGGATGAAGGGTAAATAACATATTATTTTGCATTAAATTAGATTGATTATGATTACTAAAAGTGCTTAAATACCCTGAACCTTCTATTCTATTTAATTTAGTCTTTACATCTATTCCATTATCTAAAGAAGCAAAAAATTCCTGATAAGTCTGACTCAAGTCTGCCCTAGATCGCAATTGTCTTAAAGCATTTCCCAAGCTTGTATTAGGAATTTCGTAAGCATTTGGCTTTAAATTAGGTTTTATTAAGGTTTTATTAATACTCACTAAATCATCACTTAAAACAAAATCAAAATTTAAAGCATAGGTATTTTGTATCAAAACATGATTAAAAGATGATAAACTTTTTTCCAAATCTCCCAAATTAATTTTCACTGGCTTATTTAAGATATAGTATTTAGGTAAAGGAATATATTCTAAATTCCCGCTCTTAATATCATAAGTTTTTGCAATCAGTTTAGAATTTTTATAATTACCAAAATCAAGTTGCAATTTAGAATCAACTCCTTCTTGAGTATAAGTTCCTTGCACGGTTAAATCATTCAAATCTTCATTTCCAGGTCTAACTATGCCTTTATTGTTTAAATTTTGCCCTACAATACCATTACCGCTTAATATTGCTTTTTGTTCTACATAAGCATTATTTTTAACTTTTCCTTTAAGCTTTAATTCTCCTTGTTTGATTAAAGTTGCACCCTCATAAGTATTTTGACCACTGATAATCAAAATACCTTCACCTTCTTTCGATAATCCTATGTTAAGATTAGCTAAATGTGTAGGTTTATTAATAGCACTTGATAAATGAGTACTTTCATCCCATTTTCTTTGACTAATATCATTAGAAAATTCAGCATCATAACCTGCAGTGTTTATAGTATAATAAGCTGTATTAGGTTCTTGCTCATATTTTAATACATCCTGATCACTGAGTCTGTTTGCATCTAAAATACTCAGTCCTTTTAACGCCTTTTGTGCATCTAAAATTCCTTGTCCAAATAATTCTTCTTTCTCAACTCTAACTACTCCATTAATAGAACTAATAGTGGAAGTATTAAGTTTTTGTGACTGCGCACTATCTCTATTATCCCAAATATAATCACTATAATCAATCCATTGTCCATTAACTTGAACTTGTATTCCATTGTAAAGCTGTTTTAAATCCCGTTTTATTTCATCTTCTATCCCAGGTGGATCTTGCGAAATATACACAATAAGAAATTTAGGTTGATTTGTTCCATCGGTTACTTGTTTAACAGTAAATTTTGGAGCCTTATAATTTTTATTTGCTGTACTTAATAGTATATCAGCAATTTGCTTACCATCCAAAAAGGGGAAATTTTGCTTGACCAGTGCCGCTGTTCCACTTACCATAGGTGCTGCCATAGAAGTTCCACTTTTTTTTGTAAACTTATCATTAGTGCTTGAATCAACATTATTAATATTTACTCCAGCAGCAACTAAAGAAAAATTCGTAGCTCCCTTAAAACCATTACTAAAATCAGCCAAACCTTGACTTTTAATTATTAAAGTCCCATCTGATTCTAAAGTAATCTCATTTGCATCCAAAGCTCCAACAGCCAACCAAGCTCTTAAAGATTCATCATAACTTGGTAAAATCGCATGCAAAGCAGGGCTAAGAATTCCTTCATTACCAGCAGCAAATACATTTAATACTCCCTTGTCCTTGCTAAGCCTCATCATATCATTAGCAACCTTATCTGCTTTCATAACATATTCCAAAGGAGTATTACAGATATTATAGCTTGTCCCTTGATTAGTTTGAGTACAATCTACTAATCCAGAATTTGAAGCCTTAAGATTAAAATAAGGATAAAAATTAATACCCCAGCTATTATTAATAATACTCACATCTTTGAAAAAATTATAAATATCAGGAATTTGAGTGTAAGAGCCATTTGGAAACACCCCAGCTCCATAAAATTTTGCCCCATAAGCCACTCCATAAGGTTTGCTATCGCCTATCTTTGCTCCAACAGCTATACCTGCTACATGACTTCCGTGTGTTGATTTTTTCAAATCAGGTATAAGCTGTTTCCCAGCTGTATCAGTAGGATAAGTAGACTTTAAAATCTTATCCTTTAAACTAATATGATCTTGATTAAAAGCATCATCGGCTACACCTATTATAATAGTATCTCCGCTATACCCTAGCTTATGTACTTTATCAATATGATGAAGTTCAAATTCGCTTAAAGCAAAAAGTTTACAAACTAAAGTTAAACAAAAAAATTTTTTCATTTCTATTCTACCGTTACGCTTTTAGCCAAATTCCTTGGCATATCCACATCATTGCCAAGTCTTATGGAAATTTCCATCGCTAAAAGTTGAGTAATTACCATCATTTCAAAAAATTCACACATATAATGATCTTGCTCATTGGTTTTTATAAAATCATCACTTAAATCAAATTCTAAAGGTGAAATGCTAAGCACTGTAGAATCCCTAGCAATAAGCTCTTCAACATTTGATTTTGTTTTTTCATAAAGCATATGCTTTGGCATTAAAGCTATAGTATAAAGTTTAGAATCAGCCAGAGCAATAGGGCCGTGTTTCATCTCTCCTGCAGGATAACCCTCAGCGTGAAGATAAGATAATTCTTTAAGTTTCAAAGCTCCTTCTAAGGCCAAAGGATAAAACACATCTCTGCCTATAAAGAAAAAGCCATGTCCATCTAAATAACGCTTAGATAAACGATGAATTTTTTCATGTAAAGCCTGTTTTACACTCACGCAATTTGGAGTATGTAAAAGTGCTTTAATTTCAGCAGAAACATTTAAATTTCTTTTTTGTGCCATAAAAATAGCAAGCATCCAAAGTGTTAAAACCTGAGTGGCAAAAGCTTTAGTTGAAGCAACTCCTTTTTCTATACCCGCACGAGTTAAAAGACTTAGGTGTGCTAAACGCACTATATTAGAATTATCCACATTGCAAATTGCAAAAGTCTTAGCACCCTGCTCTTTTGCAATCTTTAAAGCCTCTAA encodes:
- the amaA gene encoding AI-2E family transporter — encoded protein: MQNGKFFLISFILVILFLLLYLFKGFLLVIIIASLMAVATSNINAKFLNLTKGHKFLASILTTTCMVLLFFAPFVYAMIELAKALKNFDINLVTQTLDYVKNYQFTLPESFNFLEPKIKEFLASIDLNSISKQILSYASSFTKSGAKFLIDMVLICVFYFFANLYGTELVIYLKSIIPIDKKELDDVLSEVGNVMAVVLYSMVIVAIFQGALFGLITMFYGYDGILMGVIFAVSSLIPAIGGALIYVPVSLYEFASNNLNSALAIFIYSVIVISFIADTLIKPLIIKWINKKLVKTPTKINELLIFLAMIAGISTFGFWGIILGPAILTFFVSTLRMYVILKDKNLI
- the fumC gene encoding class II fumarate hydratase, with the translated sequence MEYRVEHDTMGEVKVPNDKYWGAQTERSFENFKIGCEKMPKVLIYAFANLKKSLALVNNKLGKLDDAKKNAIVQACDEIIAGKFDDNFPLAIWQTGSGTQSNMNMNEVIANRATEIMGGDFRKEKLVHPNDHVNMSQSSNDTFPTAMSIVAVEQVEKKLIPALDELIATFEKKVKEFDGIIKIGRTHLQDATPLTLAQEFSGYLSMLLHSKEQIIASLPTLRELAIGGTAVGTGLNAHPELSQKVSEELTQLIGTKFISSPNKFHALTSHDAINFTHGAMKGLAANLMKIANDIRWLASGPRCGLGELIIPENEPGSSIMPGKVNPTQCEAVTMVAVQVMGNDAAIGFAASQGNFELNVFKPVIIYNFLQSLDLLADSMHSFNIHCAVGIEPNRAKIDHNLHNSLMLVTALNPHIGYENAAKVAKNAHKKGISLKESAMELGLVSEEDFNKFVDPTKMIGPKA
- the ruvB gene encoding Holliday junction branch migration DNA helicase RuvB codes for the protein MDRIVEIEKYSFDETYETSLRPSNFDGYIGQESIKKNLNIFIAAAKKRNECLDHILFSGPAGLGKTTLANIISYEMGANIKTTAAPMIEKSGDLAAILTNLSEGDILFIDEIHRLSPAIEEVLYPAMEDYRLDIIIGSGPAAQTIKIDLPKFTLIGATTRAGMLSNPLRDRFGMQFRLEFYKDSELALILQKAALKLNKTCEEKAALEIAKRSRSTPRIALRLLKRVRDFADVNDEEIITEKRANEALNSLGVNELGFDAMDLRYLELLTAAKQKPIGLASIAAALSEDENTIEDVIEPYLLANGYIERTAKGRIASTKSYSALKLNYEKTLFEE
- the ppk gene encoding RNA degradosome polyphosphate kinase, producing the protein MQTSPDMFINRELSWLRFNSRVLDQCSKNLPLLEKLKFIAIYCTNLDEFYMIRVAGLKQLFSAGVNASSSDEMTPLQQLKAIRKYLHQEKELLERYFNEITSELEKENLFIKHYENLDENLKQKCDEYFFSNIFPVIVPIAVDATHPFPHLNNLSFSLAVKICDKAHPELVKFGMIRIPRVLPRFYEVSANIYVPIESIVHQHAEEIFPGYKLLASAAFRVTRNADMVIEEEEADDFMMILEQGLKLRRKGAFVRLQIQKDADEQIVEFLNTHMKIFHKDVYEYSILLNLPSLWQIAGNKTFTHLLSPLYTPKTLPPFDENLSIFDAVEKEDILIIQPFESFDPVYKFIKEASKDPEVISIRMTLYRVEKNSNIVQALIDAASDGKQVTVMVELKARFDEENNLHWAKALENAGAHVIYGITGFKVHAKVSQVIRKQGDKLKFYMHLSTGNYNASSAKIYTDVSYFTSKAEFARDTTSFFHILSGFSKNRRLQTLSMSPNQIKEKVLEMIRIETSKKNEGVIVAKMNSLVDSDIIQALYEASMEGVQIDLIIRGICCLKPDEEYSKNIRVRSIIGKYLEHARVFYFKHSEPNYFISSADWMPRNLERRLELMTPIYDERSKAKLAQFLRLQLSDNVLAYELKNNGEYEKIPSSEKIIDSQQTLEEYVSKIYKTLKKDTDQSRATHLASKLFKEN